A single genomic interval of Nonomuraea rubra harbors:
- a CDS encoding PadR family transcriptional regulator produces the protein MRDHHEFWDAPPPPPPGMPMPAPMPFPPGPPPPPHHVVHWEQAAPRIRRGDVRAALLALLHEGPQNGYQMIQGIEERSRGVWRPSPGSVYPALQQLEDEGLVAGDESGGSRTYRLTEQGRAQAARHAEEAPWEEVARTVPDDHHELRLLWAQLNEAFGHLVRTGGDRQLAEAKKLIKQTRRSIFQILAED, from the coding sequence ATGCGCGACCACCACGAGTTCTGGGACGCTCCCCCACCGCCGCCACCGGGGATGCCGATGCCGGCGCCGATGCCCTTCCCGCCGGGCCCGCCACCGCCGCCCCACCACGTCGTCCACTGGGAGCAGGCCGCACCCCGCATCCGGCGCGGCGACGTCAGGGCGGCCCTGCTGGCACTCCTCCACGAGGGGCCGCAGAACGGCTACCAGATGATCCAGGGCATCGAGGAGCGCAGCCGCGGCGTGTGGCGGCCCAGCCCGGGATCGGTCTACCCGGCGCTGCAGCAGCTGGAGGACGAGGGCCTGGTGGCCGGGGACGAGTCGGGCGGGAGCCGTACGTACCGGCTGACCGAGCAGGGCCGCGCCCAGGCGGCCAGGCACGCCGAGGAGGCGCCCTGGGAGGAGGTGGCCCGCACGGTCCCCGACGACCACCACGAGCTGCGCCTGCTGTGGGCCCAGCTCAACGAGGCCTTCGGCCACCTGGTCCGCACGGGCGGCGACCGCCAGCTCGCCGAGGCCAAGAAGCTCATCAAGCAGACGCGCCGGTCCATCTTCCAGATCCTCGCGGAGGACTAG
- a CDS encoding TetR/AcrR family transcriptional regulator, protein MTTASDTPTRSRRNRRAEILEAAARLFAARGFHGVSIEDIGAAVGVSGPALYRHFDGKDALLSEMLLDVSSRLRESAVTVVTGSAGPEETLDALLDVQIAFATDHPALITVHDRELGNVPEPARRQIRRLQRLYVEEWVTVLAELHPDCPAARLRAATHAVFGLLNSTPHSAGELPAQDMRPMLHAMARAAIAASVR, encoded by the coding sequence GTGACCACGGCCTCTGACACCCCTACCCGCAGCCGGCGTAACAGGCGTGCGGAGATCCTGGAGGCGGCCGCCCGACTGTTCGCGGCCCGCGGCTTCCACGGCGTGTCGATCGAGGACATCGGTGCCGCGGTCGGCGTCTCGGGGCCGGCGCTCTACCGCCACTTCGACGGCAAGGACGCGCTGCTGTCGGAGATGCTGCTCGACGTCAGCTCGCGGCTGCGCGAGTCGGCCGTCACGGTCGTGACCGGCTCGGCCGGCCCGGAGGAGACGCTGGACGCGCTGCTGGACGTGCAGATCGCCTTCGCCACGGACCATCCGGCGCTGATCACCGTGCACGACAGGGAGCTGGGCAACGTGCCCGAGCCGGCGCGCCGGCAGATCAGGCGGCTGCAGCGGCTCTACGTCGAGGAGTGGGTGACGGTGCTGGCCGAGCTGCACCCCGACTGCCCCGCGGCGCGGCTGCGCGCGGCCACCCACGCGGTGTTCGGCCTGCTCAACTCGACCCCGCACAGCGCGGGCGAGCTGCCGGCCCAGGACATGCGCCCGATGCTGCACGCGATGGCCCGCGCGGCGATCGCCGCGAGCGTTCGTTAA
- a CDS encoding ATP-binding cassette domain-containing protein — protein MPADAAVSVRGLQKAYGKVEAVKGVDFEVRPGEVFGFLGPNGAGKTTTISMLCTLVNPTGGGATVAGHDVVRERDQVRRNIGLVFQDPTLDGYLSAEQNLRFHAELYGVPKAAVDDRIRKVMEMVALWDRKDAKVMTFSGGMKRRLEIARGLLHSPRVLFLDEPTVGLDPQTRSAIWGYINQLRLVEDITIFMTTHYMDEAEYCDRIAIIDHGRIVVIDSPEALKASVGKDRVQIQTADDPAAIEALRERFGLEAAVHEGAVTFAVASGEEFVPRLFAELGMPIRSVSVSRPSLDDVFMSYTGSTIRDAEAGNDNLAWMRAMARR, from the coding sequence ATGCCCGCGGACGCGGCGGTGTCCGTACGCGGATTACAGAAGGCGTACGGGAAGGTCGAGGCCGTCAAGGGCGTCGACTTCGAGGTGCGTCCCGGCGAGGTGTTCGGCTTCCTCGGCCCGAACGGCGCCGGCAAGACCACCACCATCAGCATGCTCTGCACCCTGGTGAACCCCACAGGCGGCGGCGCCACGGTCGCCGGGCACGACGTGGTCAGGGAACGCGACCAGGTCCGCAGGAACATCGGCCTGGTCTTCCAGGACCCCACCCTCGACGGCTACCTCAGCGCCGAGCAGAACCTGCGCTTCCACGCCGAGCTGTACGGCGTGCCGAAGGCCGCGGTGGACGACCGGATCCGCAAGGTGATGGAGATGGTCGCGCTGTGGGACCGCAAGGACGCCAAGGTCATGACGTTCTCCGGCGGCATGAAACGGCGGCTGGAGATCGCGCGCGGGCTGCTGCACTCGCCCCGCGTGCTGTTCCTCGACGAGCCCACCGTCGGCCTCGACCCGCAGACCCGCTCGGCCATCTGGGGATACATCAACCAGCTGCGGCTCGTCGAGGACATCACCATCTTCATGACCACGCACTACATGGACGAGGCCGAGTACTGCGACCGGATCGCGATCATCGACCACGGCCGGATCGTGGTCATCGACTCGCCCGAGGCGCTCAAGGCCAGCGTCGGCAAGGACCGCGTGCAGATCCAGACCGCCGACGACCCCGCGGCGATCGAGGCGCTGCGGGAGCGGTTCGGGCTGGAGGCGGCCGTGCACGAGGGCGCGGTGACGTTCGCGGTGGCGTCCGGCGAGGAGTTCGTGCCGCGGCTGTTCGCCGAGCTCGGCATGCCGATCAGGTCGGTGAGCGTGTCGCGGCCGTCGCTCGACGACGTGTTCATGTCCTACACCGGCTCCACGATCCGCGACGCCGAGGCGGGCAACGACAACCTGGCGTGGATGAGAGCGATGGCGAGGCGATAG
- a CDS encoding carboxyl transferase domain-containing protein, with protein MLKTAVEPASEAYKRNAELNERLAAELLDRLAAAALGGPERSRRRHVERGKLLPRERVDGLLDPGSRFLELSPLAANGLYDDQAPAAGIITGVGRVSGRECVIVANDATVKGGTYYPVTVKKHLRAQEVALHNHLPCVYLVDSGGAFLPRQDEVFPDREHFGRIFYNQATMSARGIPQIAAVLGSCTAGGAYVPAMSDEAVIVRGQGTIFLGGPPLVKAATGEEVTAEELGGGDLHARVSGVTDHLAEDDAHALAIVRDIVSTLAPRAGRPWETIAPEPPRHDPRDLYGLIPADTRQPYDVREVIARIADGSRFLEFKAEYGSTLVTGFAHVHGHPVGILANNGILFSESAMKGAHFIELCDQRRIPLLFLQNISGFMVGKAYEAGGIAKHGAKMVTAVACARVPKFTVVIGGSFGAGNYAMAGRAYSPRFLWMWPNARISVMGGEQAANVLTTVGDADPDAIRAQYEHQGNPYYSTARLWDDGVIDPLDTRTVLGLALSAAANAPLEPAGYGVFRM; from the coding sequence GTGCTGAAGACGGCTGTGGAGCCCGCGAGCGAGGCGTACAAGCGCAACGCCGAGCTCAACGAGCGGCTCGCCGCGGAGCTGCTCGACCGTCTCGCGGCCGCCGCGCTCGGCGGCCCGGAGCGGTCGCGGCGGCGGCACGTCGAGCGCGGCAAGCTGCTGCCGCGCGAGCGCGTCGACGGCCTGCTCGACCCGGGCTCCCGGTTCCTGGAGCTGTCGCCGCTGGCCGCGAACGGCCTGTACGACGACCAGGCCCCGGCCGCGGGCATCATCACCGGCGTCGGCCGCGTCTCCGGCCGCGAATGCGTGATCGTCGCCAACGACGCCACCGTCAAGGGCGGCACGTACTACCCGGTCACGGTCAAGAAGCACCTGCGCGCGCAGGAGGTGGCGCTGCACAACCACCTGCCCTGCGTCTACCTCGTGGACTCCGGTGGAGCGTTCCTGCCCAGGCAGGACGAGGTGTTCCCCGACCGCGAGCACTTCGGCCGCATCTTCTACAACCAGGCCACCATGTCCGCGCGCGGCATCCCGCAGATCGCCGCCGTGCTCGGCTCGTGTACGGCCGGCGGCGCGTACGTGCCCGCCATGAGCGACGAGGCGGTCATCGTGCGCGGCCAGGGCACGATCTTCCTGGGCGGCCCGCCCCTGGTGAAGGCGGCGACCGGCGAGGAGGTCACGGCCGAGGAGCTGGGCGGCGGCGACCTGCACGCGCGCGTCAGCGGCGTCACCGACCACCTGGCCGAGGACGACGCGCACGCCCTGGCCATCGTCCGCGACATCGTCTCCACTCTGGCCCCGCGCGCCGGGCGGCCCTGGGAGACGATCGCGCCGGAGCCGCCCCGCCACGACCCCCGCGACCTGTACGGGCTGATCCCCGCCGACACCCGCCAGCCGTACGACGTGCGCGAGGTGATCGCCAGGATCGCCGACGGGTCGCGCTTCCTGGAGTTCAAGGCCGAGTACGGCTCGACGCTCGTCACCGGCTTCGCCCACGTCCACGGCCACCCGGTGGGCATCCTGGCCAACAACGGCATCCTGTTCAGCGAGTCGGCGATGAAGGGCGCGCACTTCATCGAGCTGTGCGACCAGCGCCGCATCCCCCTGCTGTTCCTGCAGAACATCAGCGGCTTCATGGTCGGCAAGGCGTACGAGGCGGGCGGCATCGCCAAGCACGGCGCCAAGATGGTGACGGCGGTGGCCTGCGCCCGGGTGCCCAAGTTCACGGTGGTGATCGGCGGGTCGTTCGGGGCGGGCAACTACGCGATGGCGGGGCGGGCGTACTCGCCCAGGTTCCTGTGGATGTGGCCGAACGCCCGCATCTCGGTCATGGGCGGCGAGCAGGCCGCGAACGTGCTCACCACGGTCGGCGACGCCGACCCCGACGCGATCAGGGCCCAGTACGAGCACCAGGGCAACCCCTACTACTCCACGGCCAGGCTCTGGGACGACGGCGTGATCGACCCGCTCGACACCCGCACGGTCCTGGGCCTGGCGCTGTCCGCGGCGGCCAACGCGCCGCTCGAGCCCGCCGGTTACGGCGTCTTCCGGATGTGA
- a CDS encoding serine/threonine-protein kinase, translating into MLPVEDAPGYRVLDQAGQGGFAVVYRAYQERLDRVVALKVLSVDRVDQRTMRRFQRELQLTGRLTGHPNVVTVFDTGVTRSGKPYIAMDFFENGSLRDKIRKEGPLPLPDVLRAGVKLAGALAAVHEAGVLHGDIKPQNILISRYGELAIADFGVARVVDSAEVSLTSQAFTPLHAAPEVLTGQPHSASTDLYSLGSTLYHLLAGQPAFHNPADPSIAPLMYRVLSLDPPPINRPDVPAAVFETIVRAMSKQQEARHGSARELARHLQALQAELGLPVTDLVGQDPAPAVRQDPAPAPRQDPAPAMPPAPRPDPGAPHGTGHFPATGRHLPAAQPGAHAAPGQVSSPFAPPQAGPSHHAAPAPQSTGYPAPPTPTIPPAGGGSRTGRMVLIGGVVAAVVVAGTALAVHLSMQPPATTTTTTPTTGQPRTGTTDQEPIGKEQVAALAPRQIKVTADQGALVELRWSLPAGARDYPVVVQRSPIKKGEQAITPLSQGATSTRVAGLDPDTGYCFLVGVPLRIAESSTVAWSKPACIRGAVARSTQ; encoded by the coding sequence GTGCTGCCAGTCGAGGACGCACCCGGCTACCGGGTACTCGATCAGGCGGGCCAGGGCGGATTCGCCGTCGTGTACCGCGCCTACCAGGAGCGCCTCGACCGGGTCGTGGCGCTGAAGGTGCTGTCCGTGGACCGGGTGGACCAGCGCACGATGCGCAGGTTCCAGCGCGAGCTGCAGCTCACCGGCCGCCTCACCGGCCATCCGAACGTCGTCACCGTCTTCGACACCGGCGTCACGCGCTCCGGCAAGCCGTACATCGCGATGGACTTCTTCGAGAACGGCTCCCTGCGCGACAAGATCCGCAAGGAGGGGCCGCTCCCGCTGCCCGACGTGCTCAGGGCGGGCGTCAAGCTGGCCGGCGCGCTGGCCGCCGTCCACGAGGCCGGGGTCCTGCACGGCGACATCAAGCCGCAGAACATCCTCATCTCCCGGTACGGCGAGCTCGCGATCGCCGACTTCGGCGTGGCCAGGGTCGTGGACTCCGCGGAGGTCTCGCTCACCTCGCAGGCGTTCACCCCGCTGCACGCCGCCCCCGAGGTGCTCACCGGCCAGCCGCACTCGGCCTCCACCGACCTGTACTCGCTCGGCTCGACCCTCTACCACCTGCTGGCCGGCCAGCCCGCCTTCCACAACCCGGCCGACCCGTCGATCGCGCCGCTGATGTACCGGGTGCTCAGCCTCGACCCGCCGCCGATCAACCGGCCGGACGTGCCGGCGGCGGTGTTCGAGACGATCGTGCGGGCGATGTCCAAGCAGCAGGAGGCGCGGCACGGGTCGGCGCGCGAGCTCGCCCGCCACCTCCAGGCGCTGCAGGCGGAGCTCGGCCTCCCGGTCACGGACCTGGTCGGCCAGGACCCCGCCCCGGCCGTCCGCCAGGACCCCGCCCCGGCTCCCCGCCAGGACCCCGCTCCGGCGATGCCACCCGCCCCACGCCCGGATCCCGGCGCGCCGCACGGCACCGGCCACTTCCCGGCCACAGGCCGGCACCTCCCCGCCGCCCAGCCCGGCGCGCACGCCGCCCCCGGCCAGGTCAGCAGTCCCTTCGCACCGCCCCAGGCGGGCCCGTCCCACCACGCCGCCCCGGCGCCGCAGAGCACGGGCTACCCGGCGCCGCCCACTCCCACGATCCCTCCGGCCGGCGGCGGCTCCCGCACCGGCAGGATGGTCCTGATCGGCGGCGTGGTCGCGGCCGTGGTCGTCGCCGGCACCGCCCTGGCCGTCCACCTCTCGATGCAGCCACCCGCCACGACCACCACCACGACGCCCACCACCGGCCAGCCCAGGACCGGCACCACCGACCAGGAGCCCATCGGCAAGGAGCAGGTGGCCGCCCTGGCCCCCCGCCAGATCAAGGTCACCGCCGACCAGGGCGCGCTGGTCGAGCTGCGCTGGTCGCTGCCCGCGGGCGCCCGCGACTACCCGGTGGTCGTCCAGCGCTCCCCGATCAAGAAGGGCGAGCAGGCCATCACCCCCCTGTCCCAGGGCGCCACCTCGACCCGGGTCGCCGGCCTGGACCCGGACACCGGCTACTGCTTCCTGGTAGGCGTCCCCCTGCGCATCGCGGAGAGCTCCACGGTCGCCTGGTCGAAACCGGCCTGCATCAGGGGCGCGGTGGCGCGCTCAACCCAGTAG
- a CDS encoding amidohydrolase family protein — MAGVLADSEVPAWWRGLGLPGLIDLHVHFLPERMERRVWHHFRHGGPLMGGGWPITYDWPVERRVDRLRELGVRTFPALAYAHKPDMAADLNAWTLDFAGRTPGCLPSATFYPEPGVAAYVRRALDGGARIFKVHLQVGGFDPRAAELEEVWGLLAEAGVPVVVHASSVPVPGGFVGAEPVGAVLRRHPSLRVVIAHLGMPEYDPFFELAARYERVALDTTMAFTDFSEKGMPFPSRLRPALLDLGLAGKVVLGSDFPTIPYAYAHQLDALARLDLGDAWLRAVCWDNGAAMV, encoded by the coding sequence GTGGCCGGCGTGCTAGCTGACTCGGAGGTGCCGGCCTGGTGGCGGGGGCTCGGGCTGCCCGGGCTGATCGACCTGCACGTGCACTTCCTGCCCGAGCGGATGGAACGGCGCGTGTGGCACCACTTCCGCCACGGCGGGCCGCTGATGGGCGGCGGATGGCCGATCACCTACGACTGGCCCGTGGAGCGGCGGGTCGACCGGCTGCGGGAGCTGGGCGTGCGGACGTTCCCCGCCCTGGCCTACGCGCACAAGCCGGACATGGCCGCCGATCTCAACGCCTGGACGCTGGACTTCGCCGGCCGTACGCCGGGGTGCCTGCCCTCCGCCACCTTCTACCCGGAGCCGGGGGTCGCGGCGTACGTGCGGCGGGCGCTGGACGGCGGGGCCAGGATCTTCAAGGTGCACCTCCAGGTGGGCGGGTTCGACCCGCGCGCGGCGGAGCTGGAGGAGGTGTGGGGGCTGCTGGCGGAGGCCGGGGTGCCGGTCGTGGTGCACGCCAGCTCGGTGCCCGTGCCGGGCGGGTTCGTCGGGGCGGAGCCGGTCGGGGCGGTGCTGCGGCGGCACCCGTCGCTGCGGGTGGTGATCGCGCATCTGGGGATGCCGGAGTACGACCCGTTCTTCGAGCTGGCCGCCCGCTACGAGCGGGTGGCCCTGGACACCACGATGGCCTTCACGGACTTCTCCGAGAAGGGCATGCCGTTCCCGTCGCGGCTGCGGCCCGCGCTGCTCGACCTGGGCCTGGCGGGCAAGGTGGTGCTGGGGTCGGACTTCCCCACCATCCCGTACGCGTACGCCCACCAGCTCGACGCGCTGGCCCGGCTCGACCTCGGCGACGCCTGGTTGCGGGCCGTGTGCTGGGACAACGGTGCGGCCATGGTCTGA
- a CDS encoding thiamine pyrophosphate-dependent enzyme encodes MARDTVETHFTETVSTLEAGPPRDPGLPVREGTSLTGEQCASLFRRQLDSRLLDIAARWLRERGEGHYTIGSAGHEGNAAVAAALRPTDPALLHYRSGAFYLTRSEQAGRVPEQGIRDVLKGLTAAADEPIAGGRHKVFGHPDLAVIPQTSTIASHLPRAVGVAFAIERARALDVPGAWPEDAIAVCSFGDASINHASALSGLNTAAYATFQGQALPLLFVCEDNGIGISVRTPKGWVEAAARRPGIEYLAADGCDLPAAYDAAAEAVRLVRERRSPVFLHLSTVRLMGHAGSDVESAYRTQREIRADLERDPLVRTAALLVEAGLTTPDELLTAYEMAREHVLKIAEETARSPRLSSAKEVMEPIAPRKPDLIAKISPMAAAGAVREKAFAGSLPENDKPMTLSQAINRTLADALAVYPEMTVFGEDVAKKGGVYGVTRGLQKRFGAGRVFDTLLDEQAVLGLALGSGVSKLLPVPEIQYLAYLHNALDQIRGEAATLSFFSRGAYTNPMVVRVASYAYQKGFGGHFHNDNAVGALRDIPGLVIASPARPDDASAMLRTCLAAARTSGSVCVFLEPIALYHTRDLFDEGDGGWLAPYAPPARWAETHVPIGRARSYGDGRDLTIVTFGNGVRMSLRAAVRLTQEGYGCRVLDLRWLAPLPLDDLLRAAELTGNVLIADETRHSGGVSEGIVAELLDAGFTGAVGRVTSSDSFIPLGKAADHVLLSEEEIEQAARKLLG; translated from the coding sequence GTGGCGCGCGACACAGTTGAGACTCATTTCACCGAGACGGTTTCGACGCTCGAGGCGGGCCCGCCGCGAGATCCGGGGCTGCCGGTCCGCGAGGGCACGTCCCTGACCGGGGAGCAGTGCGCGTCGTTGTTCAGGCGCCAGCTCGACAGCAGGCTGCTCGACATCGCGGCCCGCTGGCTGCGCGAGCGCGGCGAGGGTCACTACACGATCGGCTCGGCCGGTCACGAGGGCAACGCGGCCGTCGCCGCCGCCCTGCGGCCCACCGACCCCGCACTGCTGCACTACCGCTCGGGCGCGTTCTACCTGACCAGGTCGGAGCAGGCCGGGCGGGTGCCCGAGCAGGGCATCCGCGACGTGCTCAAGGGCCTGACCGCCGCCGCGGACGAGCCCATCGCGGGCGGCCGGCACAAGGTGTTCGGCCATCCCGACCTGGCCGTCATCCCTCAGACCTCCACCATCGCCAGCCACCTGCCCAGGGCCGTCGGCGTGGCGTTCGCGATCGAGCGCGCCCGCGCGCTCGATGTGCCCGGCGCGTGGCCGGAGGACGCGATCGCGGTGTGCAGCTTCGGCGACGCCTCCATCAACCACGCCAGCGCCCTGTCCGGCCTCAACACCGCCGCCTACGCCACCTTCCAGGGGCAGGCGCTGCCGCTGCTGTTCGTGTGCGAGGACAACGGCATCGGCATCAGCGTGCGCACCCCCAAGGGCTGGGTGGAGGCTGCCGCGCGGCGGCCCGGCATCGAGTACCTCGCCGCCGACGGCTGCGACCTGCCCGCCGCGTACGACGCCGCCGCCGAGGCCGTCCGACTCGTACGCGAGCGGCGCTCGCCGGTCTTCCTGCACCTGTCGACCGTGCGGCTCATGGGCCACGCCGGGTCCGACGTCGAGTCGGCGTACCGTACGCAGCGGGAGATCAGGGCCGACCTGGAGCGCGACCCGCTGGTCCGTACCGCGGCGCTGCTGGTGGAGGCGGGGCTGACGACGCCGGACGAGCTGCTCACGGCGTACGAGATGGCGCGCGAGCACGTCCTGAAGATCGCCGAGGAGACGGCGCGCAGCCCGCGGCTCAGCTCGGCCAAGGAGGTCATGGAGCCGATCGCGCCGCGCAAGCCGGACCTGATCGCCAAGATCAGCCCGATGGCGGCCGCCGGGGCGGTCAGGGAGAAGGCGTTCGCCGGGTCGCTGCCGGAGAACGACAAGCCGATGACGCTCTCCCAGGCCATCAACCGCACGCTCGCCGACGCGCTGGCCGTCTATCCGGAGATGACGGTGTTCGGCGAGGACGTCGCCAAGAAGGGCGGCGTGTACGGCGTGACGCGCGGGCTGCAGAAGCGGTTCGGGGCGGGGCGGGTGTTCGACACGCTGCTCGACGAGCAGGCCGTGCTGGGGCTCGCGCTCGGGTCGGGCGTGTCGAAGCTGCTGCCGGTGCCCGAGATCCAGTATCTCGCCTACCTGCACAACGCGCTCGACCAGATCCGCGGGGAGGCGGCCACGCTGTCGTTCTTCTCGCGCGGCGCCTACACCAACCCGATGGTGGTGCGGGTGGCCTCGTACGCGTACCAGAAGGGGTTCGGCGGGCACTTCCACAACGACAACGCGGTGGGCGCGCTGCGGGACATCCCCGGGCTGGTCATCGCCTCGCCGGCGCGGCCCGACGACGCCTCGGCCATGCTGCGCACGTGCCTGGCGGCGGCGCGTACCTCGGGGTCCGTCTGCGTGTTCCTGGAGCCGATCGCGCTCTACCACACGCGGGACCTGTTCGACGAGGGCGACGGGGGGTGGCTGGCGCCGTACGCGCCGCCCGCGCGCTGGGCGGAGACGCACGTGCCGATCGGGCGGGCGCGCTCCTACGGCGACGGGCGCGACCTGACGATCGTGACGTTCGGCAACGGGGTGCGGATGAGCCTGCGGGCGGCGGTGCGGCTGACCCAGGAGGGGTACGGGTGCCGCGTGCTCGACCTGCGCTGGCTGGCGCCGCTACCGCTCGACGACCTGCTGCGGGCGGCCGAGCTGACCGGGAACGTGCTGATCGCCGACGAGACCCGGCACAGCGGCGGAGTCTCGGAAGGCATCGTGGCCGAGCTGCTCGACGCCGGGTTCACCGGGGCGGTCGGGCGGGTGACCTCGTCCGACAGCTTCATCCCGCTGGGGAAGGCGGCCGACCACGTGCTGCTGTCGGAGGAGGAGATCGAGCAGGCGGCGCGCAAGCTACTGGGTTGA
- a CDS encoding M50 family metallopeptidase: MDKFWAHLIKVQPDPDPWVVVVSALVALVIVGFRMPWQLSRGLITIAHEGGHALMALLTRRKLEGIRLHSDTSGVTLTRGRPTGPGMVLTALAGYLAPPLLGLGAAWLTEQGRITVLIWGVLLLLVCMLLLIRNLYGALILLVTGGAVFALIMYAPADIQQVVALVAVWFLLFGGIRPIIELQHKRRRRQARDSDADQLARLTFLPGGFYVFFFLLVSVASVVFGAYLMNPL; the protein is encoded by the coding sequence ATGGACAAGTTCTGGGCCCACCTGATCAAGGTTCAGCCTGACCCCGACCCCTGGGTCGTGGTGGTCTCGGCTCTCGTCGCGCTGGTGATCGTCGGTTTCCGCATGCCCTGGCAGCTCTCCAGGGGGCTGATCACGATCGCCCACGAAGGCGGCCACGCGCTGATGGCGCTGCTCACGCGGCGCAAGCTCGAAGGCATCCGCCTGCACTCCGACACCTCCGGCGTGACGCTGACCAGGGGCAGGCCCACCGGGCCCGGCATGGTGCTGACCGCGCTCGCGGGCTACCTGGCGCCCCCGCTGCTCGGGCTCGGCGCGGCCTGGCTGACCGAGCAGGGCCGCATCACGGTGCTGATCTGGGGCGTGCTGCTGCTCCTGGTCTGCATGCTGCTGCTGATCCGCAACCTGTACGGGGCCCTGATCCTCCTGGTGACGGGCGGCGCGGTGTTCGCCCTGATCATGTACGCGCCCGCGGACATCCAGCAGGTCGTGGCCCTGGTGGCGGTGTGGTTCCTGCTGTTCGGCGGGATCAGGCCGATCATCGAGCTGCAGCACAAGCGGCGGCGCAGGCAGGCCAGGGACTCCGATGCCGACCAGCTCGCCAGGCTGACGTTCCTGCCCGGCGGGTTCTACGTGTTCTTCTTCCTGCTCGTGTCGGTGGCGTCCGTGGTGTTCGGCGCGTACCTCATGAACCCGCTCTAG
- a CDS encoding ABC transporter permease: MASEAISVRVPARSAGHDLRAVKVVLHREMLRFVNDRTRMLSMLVQPVLWLFVMGTGLGSLVQGSIPGVDYRTFMYPGMISMTVIMTAMFSAGSIVWDREFGFLREMLVAPVSRGAIVIGKCLGGAVVAVGQGIIIVAMAGLVGVPYAPGLIVTLLLEMFLAAFTITAFGVTLAARMKNMQTFFGLMQMAIMPMMFLSGAMFPLANLPSWLHVLTVVNPMTYAVDPMRQAVFAHLDVPAAAEAMLNPGVRWFDFQVPVGLELGIVAGLGVVLLGVAVLEFRKAE; this comes from the coding sequence ATGGCATCAGAGGCCATCAGCGTCCGGGTCCCGGCCCGCAGTGCCGGGCACGACCTCCGGGCGGTCAAGGTCGTGCTGCATCGCGAGATGCTGCGCTTCGTCAACGACCGCACCCGCATGCTCTCGATGCTCGTGCAGCCCGTGTTGTGGCTGTTCGTCATGGGGACGGGGCTGGGGTCGCTGGTCCAGGGCTCGATCCCCGGGGTCGACTACCGGACCTTCATGTACCCCGGCATGATCTCCATGACCGTGATCATGACGGCCATGTTCTCGGCCGGGTCCATCGTGTGGGACCGCGAGTTCGGCTTCCTGCGGGAGATGCTGGTCGCGCCCGTGTCGCGGGGGGCGATCGTGATCGGCAAATGTCTCGGCGGGGCCGTCGTGGCCGTCGGGCAGGGGATCATCATCGTGGCGATGGCGGGGCTGGTGGGGGTGCCGTACGCGCCCGGTCTGATCGTCACGCTGCTGCTGGAGATGTTCCTGGCGGCGTTCACCATCACGGCCTTCGGGGTGACGCTGGCCGCCCGGATGAAGAACATGCAGACCTTCTTCGGGCTGATGCAGATGGCGATCATGCCGATGATGTTCCTGTCGGGCGCCATGTTCCCGCTGGCCAACCTGCCGTCGTGGCTGCACGTGCTGACGGTGGTCAACCCGATGACGTACGCGGTGGATCCGATGCGGCAGGCCGTGTTCGCCCACCTGGACGTACCGGCGGCGGCCGAGGCGATGCTCAACCCGGGGGTGCGGTGGTTCGACTTCCAGGTGCCGGTGGGGTTGGAGCTGGGGATCGTGGCGGGGCTGGGGGTGGTGCTGCTCGGGGTGGCGGTGCTGGAGTTCCGGAAGGCCGAGTAG